Part of the Verrucomicrobiota bacterium genome, CTGCTCTGGTGTCGCCGCCTGCCAAACCCTTGCCGACCCATCCTCGTTCCCAGAGCCAATCCGTTCGCCATCAGCGGAAACGGCCACAGAGCACACCCCGCCAGAGTATCCCTTAAGGGTCAGCAATTCCCGTCCACTTGCCGCCTGCCACAGCTTGACCGTGCCGTCCGAACTGGCAGTGACAACCCGATGGCCGTCCGGGGAAAACGCCACCGAAGAAACCCCATTACCGTTCGCCTTGATGGCAAGCAATTCCCGACCGGTCGCAGCTTCCCACACCCGTGCTGTGCCATCACGGCTGCCCGTGACGATCCGCTCGCCGTCGGCAGAAAACGCCACCGAACTAACGCCCCGGCCGTGCCCTCTGAGGACCAGCTGTTCCTCGCCCCCAGCGGCTTCCCACACTCTTGCCGTGCCATCCGCACTCCCGGTGACAATCCGCTGACCATTGCAAGAATAGGCCACCGAGCTTATACCCGCGCTGTGTCCCTTGAGGACCTGCAACTCGTTGCCGGTTGCAGCCTCCCATACCCGGGCTGTCTGATCCCAACTCCCACTGACAATCCGCTGGCCGTTGGGAGCAAACGCCACCGACCAAACAGCGGCGCTGTGTCCCTTCAGCGCGAGCAATTCCCGGCCGTTGCCCGCCTCCCACACTCTGGCCGTCCCATCCGCACTGCCGGTGACAATGCGCTGGCCGTCCGCGGAAAACGCCACCGAGCGAATTCGATTGTGGTGACCCTTGAAGGAAAACAACTCCCGACCGCCGGCCGCCTCCCACAGCCTGACCGTTCCATCCGCACTGCCGGTGACAATGCGCTGGCACTCGGGAGAAAGCGCCGCCGGGCAAGGGCCGGAACTGCCGGTCTTGAGAGTGAGCAATCCTCCGCCGGTGGCCACATCCCAGACCCTGGCCGTGCGGTCCGCGCCGGCGGTGACCACCCGCTGGCCGTCCGCAGAAATCATCGCCGAGCAAATTTCACTGTGGTGCCCTTTGAAGGAAAGCAGTTCCCGACCGCTGGCTGTCTCCCACACCCTGGCCGTCCCATCCGCACTGCCGGTGACAATGCGCTGGCCGTCTGGAGAGAATCCCGCAGACCTCACTCCAGCACTGTGGCCCCTAAGGGTGAGCAATTCCCGGCCGCTGGCGGCCTCCCACACCTTGGCGGTCTGGTCACCGCTGCCGGTGACAATCCGTTTGCCGTCTGGGGAAAAGGCTGCGGCCGCTACCCCGCCATCGTGCCCCTTCAGAGTGAGCAACTCCCGACCGCCGGCGGCCTCCCACACCTTGGCCAAGCCATCCCCACTTCCGGTGACGATGCGCTGGCCGTCCCGCGAAAAATCTGCGGAGAGGATCCAGCGGAGGTGCCCTCTGAGGGTGAGAAGCTCCCGGCCGGTATCGGTTTCCCATACCTTGGCTGTCAGGTCATCGCTGCCGGTGACAATGCGCTGGCCGTTTGGGGAAAAGCCCACGTACTCCAACCCCGCAGTGTGTCCCCGAAAGGTGAGTAGTTCCCGACCGCTTGAGGCGTCCCAGAGCTTGGCCGTCTGATCAAAGCTGCCCGTGAGAACCCGCTGGCCGTCCGGGGAAAAGGCCACAGACTCCACCGCCGACCTGTGACCCCGGAGCGTGAACATTTCCTTGCCGCTGGATGCTTCCCACACCTTGGCTGTGCCATCCGAACTGCCGGTGACGATATTCCGACCATCCGGGCTAAACGCCGCAGCCTCGACGTCGCCGAGGTGTCCGCGCAGCGTCTTTAGCTCCAAGTGGCACTGGCGCTGCCAGTGATACCATTCAAAGCCGCGATCCGGATAGGCTGCCGTTTCCCGCAACAGTTCCCTCACACGTTGTACATTGTTCTGGTCCCACGCGGCCTGCGCCAGGTTCATGTTCGCGGCATACTCGCCCGCCTCTGCAAGTTGGCGTTCCCGCGTTTCCAGGACCTTTGCCGATTCCGCAGCCCTGCGCGCAGCAGCTTCCTTCTGCTCGGCTCGCACCGCTTCCTGCCTGGCGACCGTCGCCCGCAATGCCTGCCAAGTGGTTCCGAGCATACCAAACACCAAGGCGAGCGCTACTGCGCTGGCGGTGGCGAACGCAATCTTGTTCCTTCGCACGAACTTCTGGAACCGATAGCCCGGACTCGCCGGTCGCGCCACCACCGGCTGGTGGTCCAGGTGCCGCTGGATGTCGTTGATCAGGTCACCCGTACAGCCATAGCGGCGCGCGCGGTCTTTCTCGAGCGCCTTCATCACGATCCAGTCCAGGTCGCCTTGCAGCGTGCGGCGCAGCAACGCCGGCTCCACCTGCCGGTGCTTCGCAATCTCCGTGGCGCGTTCGCCCAGCGTACTGACACGCGTCGAAGGCTTTGGCGGTTCTTCCTGCCGGATGATGCGCATCATTTCCTCGAACGCCGCGGCACGCAGTCGCTCGGCCTCG contains:
- a CDS encoding protein kinase, whose amino-acid sequence is MASLYQMMAEQQNEVRVVFLEALALTAPDERARFLDAACRDKTDLRQRIESLLRAREQAGEFLTQDALGGNLDCDAPAITEAPGTVIGRYKLLEQIGEGGFGVVFMAEQVEPIRRRVALKIVKPGMDTKQVIARFEAERQALALMDHPNIAKIFDAGVTGAPDSQLSTLNSQLDSGRPYFVMELVHGVPLTQFCDANDLTAHERLKLFQQVCEAVQHAHQKGIIHRDLKPSNILVTLHDGKPVPKVIDFGTAKALQQSLTEKTLFTAYGKLIGTPQYMSPEQAEMSGLDVDTRADIYGLGVLLYELLTGTTPFEAERLRAAAFEEMMRIIRQEEPPKPSTRVSTLGERATEIAKHRQVEPALLRRTLQGDLDWIVMKALEKDRARRYGCTGDLINDIQRHLDHQPVVARPASPGYRFQKFVRRNKIAFATASAVALALVFGMLGTTWQALRATVARQEAVRAEQKEAAARRAAESAKVLETRERQLAEAGEYAANMNLAQAAWDQNNVQRVRELLRETAAYPDRGFEWYHWQRQCHLELKTLRGHLGDVEAAAFSPDGRNIVTGSSDGTAKVWEASSGKEMFTLRGHRSAVESVAFSPDGQRVLTGSFDQTAKLWDASSGRELLTFRGHTAGLEYVGFSPNGQRIVTGSDDLTAKVWETDTGRELLTLRGHLRWILSADFSRDGQRIVTGSGDGLAKVWEAAGGRELLTLKGHDGGVAAAAFSPDGKRIVTGSGDQTAKVWEAASGRELLTLRGHSAGVRSAGFSPDGQRIVTGSADGTARVWETASGRELLSFKGHHSEICSAMISADGQRVVTAGADRTARVWDVATGGGLLTLKTGSSGPCPAALSPECQRIVTGSADGTVRLWEAAGGRELFSFKGHHNRIRSVAFSADGQRIVTGSADGTARVWEAGNGRELLALKGHSAAVWSVAFAPNGQRIVSGSWDQTARVWEAATGNELQVLKGHSAGISSVAYSCNGQRIVTGSADGTARVWEAAGGEEQLVLRGHGRGVSSVAFSADGERIVTGSRDGTARVWEAATGRELLAIKANGNGVSSVAFSPDGHRVVTASSDGTVKLWQAASGRELLTLKGYSGGVCSVAVSADGERIGSGNEDGSARVWQAATPEQVAFWEQEERAAAEQLAALGRQDAETAERERALRAQDTGALKQWLVLAPLEFMDHQVSDIERALNEEQLPLESQLRPREGERITIGTGERVWRAVETEDCVLDFGAFLGEASEWSVGYAVCYIKSRAALGELVIRLGSDDGSKVYLNGKEIYRRTLPRVFIADEDAVAGIELKAGLNVIVFKVVNGPEDWLGSIRFTDATGQPLKGLSITLDPDEQGTP